Part of the Terrisporobacter glycolicus ATCC 14880 = DSM 1288 genome is shown below.
TGTAGCTGTAACAGGATTAATTCTAGGACCGAAATTAGGTGCTATTTCTGTTTTAATTTATTTATTATTAGGCGGAATAGGCCTACCCGTATTCGCTCAATTTTCAGCAGGAACTGGTGTTTTATTTGGACCAACAGGAGGATACTTATTAGGACTTCCTTTAATGGTTTATATAGTAGGCTTTGGCAAAGATAAATCTTCATCTCCTATAATAATCTTCTTATCTTTAATAATAGGATTAATTAGTGTGTATATAACAGGAACTTTAATGTTTGCTGCAATTACTGGAAATACAATTTACCAAAGTATACTATACTGTGTAGCTCCTTTCGCTTTTGTAGATTTAATAAAGTTAATATTAGCTTACATTATAGGCTTATCTGTTTCAAAAAGAGTATCATTTACTGCCACATTTTAATAATAATTAATTTAATTAAAATTTATATATTTATAAAAGACTGTATCCACTTACAGTCTTTTTTTATTTGTTTATTAATATACTTATATTAAAGATTTATTTTAGAAGAGTAACACTATTAAAACACTTTTGCATATATTAAATAATAGGTTAATTAGCACTAGGTTAAATATACAATATTTGAACATATAATCTGAAAATCTAAATAAAAAGTAATATGGAAAGGAGTTTGCTATGAAAAAAGTAGATCCAAAGACTCTTGAAAAGTTTGCTAAAGAAAAAAATATTGATAAAAACAAAGTTGAAAAAATAGCTGAAGGCTATAAAGGAAAGTCAGAAGATGAACTTATTGATGAGCTTGTAAAAATCGGTAAAAACTTAAAAGGTAAAGATGAAGTAGTCTCTAAATTCAAAAATTTCTTAGATCCCGAGCAACAAGAAAAGCTTGATACTATAATGAATAAAATAACAAATGCAGAAGTACAAGAAAAAGTTAAGAAAAATACTAAAAAGACTAAGTCTATTAATAAAAATAATAATACTCAAATTGAAGAAAGTACTCCAACTACTAAGAAAAAGGTTAAAAAAGTTAAAAGGGTTAAAAAGTCATCTAGTAGAGATAGCTCATCTGAAAATTAATTAGTCAACAAATAAAAAAATCCAACAATTTTATATTGTTGGATTTTTTATGCTATTCACTTCGTTTATTAGTTACATCTTCCATATTAATTATTCCACTTTCATAAGTAACTTTCATTTTAATAGAATCTAATTTATCACTATAAGCTTCTTTTGGTATATTAGCTTCGTAATAGTTACTTTCATCAATAAATTCATTATTTTCATCATACATAGGCTCTTTATTATATTCACATTTATAAGCTTTTTCCTTATTATCATTAAGTATTATCTCTATACTTTTTATTTTATTTTCATGAGACTCATCTTCAGTATAAGGATAAGCGTTAAAGTATATACCATCATCATTGTAACCCCAACTCACATTAGGTAGTTCAGGCATAAATAAATGTTTATCTAAATCTTCCACATCACTACTTTCCGTTTTGTCTCCCTTAATTAAGATTTTATATTTATAGTCATTATCATATGAAAATACAAAGTTTCCAACATAAGATAATTCACTGTCTTTTTTTAACTCTAGCTCCTGCCAATTTTTTGATCTTTTATCCTTATACATAAACATAACTCTTGAACTTCCTTTTAATTCACTTAACTCTGCTCTAACAGTTAAATCATAACCTTTATCCGTATTTTTATTTAATTTAAAACTTACATCTTTAGTCAAATGTGATTTCCCCCTCTTATATCCCTAAAGCTTATTACTATTTAAATACAATTATATACATAATATTAAAATTATACCAAGTTACATAGTTGTAACTTGAAGTAGGGTAATATAAAAACCCATCCCTAAATTGAAGGATGGGTTTTCTATATTATTCTATTGAACTGTGTATCTTATCTAATATTTTATCTCTCATTTCTTTTCCTTGATTTAACATTTCTGCGCAATTATCAGCATATTTTTTTGCAAGTTCTTTATTTTCCAAGCCCATAAGATTAACTTTAACATTGAGTATGGCACCCTCAAGCCCTGTACAAAGCATCAATGTTCCCACACCAATGTCAGTAATGGCATTTTGGTTTCCATTATCTACTAAGAACTCTAACTCCTTCATTGCATCTAATGACAATGCGGCCGTCTTATATGGAACTTTTATAGAGTATAATGTTGCATCTGCCATAGCCTGTTGTCTTTCTGTTATTTGTTTAAAAGTATCCTTTGGCATTTTTAAAGCTTTCATAAATTCATTGAAAGACTTAGTATCTTCGTCCACAAGTTTACTCATTTCTTCTCTTATTTTTCCCAGTTTATCAAACCTAACTTCAAATTCTTCCTTCACAGCATGGTCTAAAGCTTCGTATTTCTTTTTCCCAAAGCTTAGGTGAGCCATCATTCTAGAAAGACCAATACCTATATCAGAAGCAAGAGCAGCCACTGAACCACCACCTGGTGCTGGTGAATTTGAATCTACTTCATTTGTAAAGTTTGTAACTGTCATATCTATTAATTTCATATACATCCCCCTAAAAAATTTCCATGTTCATGCTTTTGGAAATGTTTTAATAAACTACATGCTTGCTTTTAACCACAAGTTTACCTTCTTTATAAACCCTATCTATATGGTTTATTCCAAAATGATACATTAAATATTCCACATTTGGTGCATCAAATACTGCAATATCAGCTTTTTTACCTACTTCAATAGAACCTATTTCTGTTGCCCTATCTACACAGTGAGCTGCATTTATTGTTACTGCTGTTAATACTTCATTTGGTGTCATTTTTAAGTTTAAGCAACCAAGTTGCATTACAAATTGTAAGTTTTCACTTGGACAACTTCCTGGATTATAATCACTTGATAAGCTTATTGGTACATTTAAGTCAATCATCTTTCTACCATTTGCAGATGGTTTGTTTAAATTAAATGATGTTCCTGGAAGAATATTTGCTATAATACCTTTCCCAGCCATGTCTTTTAGACCTTGCTCGCTGGCAGCCATTAAATGATCTGCTGATATGCAACCAAGCTTAGCAGCAAGTTCTGCTCCACCTATAGGAACAATTTCATCCGCATGAATTTTTAATTTATAACCCATTTCCTTTGCTTTGCTGAGTATGTAATCACTTTCTTCCACTGAAAATACACCTTCTTCGCAAAATACATCACAAAATTCAGCTAGACCCAGTTCTTTAACTTTCGGCATAATTTCTTCCACCAATAGTTTAATATATGCTTCACTGTTTGACTTATATTCCACTGGCACTGCATGTGCTCCTAAAAATGTGTGTACTAAATCTACAGGGTGATCCTCGTCTAATTTATGAGCCACTTGAAGTTGCTTAACTTCAGTTTCAAGTTCTAGACCATATCCACTCTTTTCTTCCACGGTAGTTACACCAAACTCTAACATTCTATCTAAACTTTTTTTCGCTTTTTTATATAATTCATCAAAGGTAGCTTTCTTTGTAGAATTTACTGTGCTTAGAATGCCTCCACCTTCTTGTAAAATCTGAATATAAGGTACACCATTTAATTTTTTTGAAAATTCATTTTCTCTAGAACCTCCGTGAACTAAATGAGTGTGAGAGTCAATAAGACCAGGAGTTACAAGCATTCCACTTGCATCATCTATTACAGTATTTTCTCCTACTAACTCTTTATAATCTTCACCAGTTCCAACCTTAAAAATTTTACCTTCAACTACTGCAATATAAGCATTTTCCAATACTGTTAGCTCATTCATTTCCTTTCCTGTTTTAGGCAGGAATGAGCCTTCCATAGTAACTAACTTTCCTATATTTTTTATAATTAAATCCATTTTCATTTTAATCTACTCCATTTAACTAGATTATAGTACTTTGTCTAAAGAGAAGTTTTCCAGACCTAAATAATAAGCTGCTGTATCTATTAAGGCTTCCATTGGGCAAAGTCCTACTATTTCACTTCCTGTAACATTTACACCATATCTTCTAGCTTCCATTTTTACTGCTTCAAAAGCTCTATATATGGCAGTTTTGCTATAATCAGTTAAGTTCATAGTAACTTGAGTTATATTTCTTTCAGGTACTTCTACTGGTCCTGCTTTGATATATCTATATCCACCACTAGAGTGTCTTATAGTTTTTGCAATCTTACTTGCTATTTCTATATTAGGCGTGTCTAGGTTTATATTATATGCTATAAGAGGCTTTCTAGCTCCTATTGCTATGGCACCAGCAGTTGGATGTTTTTTTGTAGGTCCAAAATCTGGCTCCCAATCTGGATTTTTTAATTTTTCATCTAAACCTTCATACTCTCCTTTTCTAACAACAGCTAAATTTTCTCTTTCAGGTTTTGTTGCAGAAGCTTCATAAAGAAATACTGGTATATTGTAAGATTTCCCTACCATTTCCCCTAATTCTTTTGAAAGAGCAACTGCATCTTCCATAGTCATTCCTTTTATAGGAATAAATGGACAAACATCACAAGCTCCAAATCTAGAGTGTTGTCCTTTGTGATGGTTCATATCTATAACTTCTGATGCCACACCTATTGCTTCAAAAACTGCTTTTTTTACAGCTTGTGGCTCACCTATTACAGTAACTACTACTCTATTATAGTCTTTGTCTGCTTCATAGTTTAATAGTTTAACCCCTGGAACACCTCTTAGCGGGCTTACTATCTTTTCTATTTTATCTAAGTCTACACCTTCACTAAAATTTGGTACGCATTGTACTATTGCCATATTTTTTTCCCCCTATTTACCATAATTATTTTAGTTAATATTTTATATATTTATAAACAAAGTCTATACTTCTAGTAATAAACTGCATAGACTTTGCCTTATAAACCTAATTAGTTTTAAGTAAGATTTATATCCTCAGTGGATAAAATTTTTATTCAAATATTTTATCTCCAACTAAATCCTCAATCATTTCATCATCTGCTATAAATGGAAGCGTTAAATGATCTTTTCCTTCACACATTTTGTTGTATTCCATAACTGTAGTTATAGAATTTTCATTTCTAGCCCAAGCACGTCTAGCAACTCCACTCATAACATCCCAAGGCATAGAAGTTCTTAGTATATCATCAACTCGCTGAGATCCATCAAGAACCATCCCAAAACCACCATTTATAGATTTACCTATTCCTACTCCTCCACCATTGTGAAGAGCTACTAAACTCATTCCTCTAGCGCAGTTTCCTGCAAAACAATGAGTAGCCATATCAGCCATTATATTACTTCCATCTTTTATATTAGAAGTTTCTCTAAATGGAGAATCTGTTCCTGATACGTCATGATGATCTCTACCCATCATAACTGGTCCTATTTCTCCACGTCTTACCATATCGTTAAATTTAAGAGCTATGTTAGTTCTTCCCATAGCATCTTGATATAATATTCTTGCTTGTGTTCCCACAACAAGATTGTTTTTAACCGCATCTCTTATCCATATCCAGTTATCTCTATCTTGATATCTTCTGTCTGGATCTATACAGCTCATAGCTGCTCCATCAGTTTTAACTAAATCTTCATGCTTGCCACTTAAACAAACCCATCTAAATGGACCATATCCAAAGTCAAATAGTTGAGGACCTAAAATATCTTCAACATAAGATGGGAATATAAATCCATCTTTTTCATCTACACCATTTTTAGAAATTTCTTTACATCCAGCATCATAAACTGCCTTCATAAAACTATTGCCGTAATCAAAGAAGTAAACTCCTCTATCATGTAAAGTCTTAATTAGTTCAAAGTGTTTTCTTAAAGTTTCGTCTACTAAATGAGCAAATTTTTGTGGATCGTGAGCTAGTAATTCTGTTCTTTCTTCAAAAGTAATTCCAACTGGACAGTAACCTCCATCATAAACTGCATGACAAGAAGTTTGGTCTGATAATAAATCTATATGAATATTTTTATCTACTGCATATTCAAGCA
Proteins encoded:
- a CDS encoding biotin transporter BioY — encoded protein: MKLSTKELILCALFAAIIAILAQISIPLPFTTVPLTMLIFAVAVTGLILGPKLGAISVLIYLLLGGIGLPVFAQFSAGTGVLFGPTGGYLLGLPLMVYIVGFGKDKSSSPIIIFLSLIIGLISVYITGTLMFAAITGNTIYQSILYCVAPFAFVDLIKLILAYIIGLSVSKRVSFTATF
- a CDS encoding cyclodeaminase/cyclohydrolase family protein, yielding MKLIDMTVTNFTNEVDSNSPAPGGGSVAALASDIGIGLSRMMAHLSFGKKKYEALDHAVKEEFEVRFDKLGKIREEMSKLVDEDTKSFNEFMKALKMPKDTFKQITERQQAMADATLYSIKVPYKTAALSLDAMKELEFLVDNGNQNAITDIGVGTLMLCTGLEGAILNVKVNLMGLENKELAKKYADNCAEMLNQGKEMRDKILDKIHSSIE
- the hutI gene encoding imidazolonepropionase — its product is MKMDLIIKNIGKLVTMEGSFLPKTGKEMNELTVLENAYIAVVEGKIFKVGTGEDYKELVGENTVIDDASGMLVTPGLIDSHTHLVHGGSRENEFSKKLNGVPYIQILQEGGGILSTVNSTKKATFDELYKKAKKSLDRMLEFGVTTVEEKSGYGLELETEVKQLQVAHKLDEDHPVDLVHTFLGAHAVPVEYKSNSEAYIKLLVEEIMPKVKELGLAEFCDVFCEEGVFSVEESDYILSKAKEMGYKLKIHADEIVPIGGAELAAKLGCISADHLMAASEQGLKDMAGKGIIANILPGTSFNLNKPSANGRKMIDLNVPISLSSDYNPGSCPSENLQFVMQLGCLNLKMTPNEVLTAVTINAAHCVDRATEIGSIEVGKKADIAVFDAPNVEYLMYHFGINHIDRVYKEGKLVVKSKHVVY
- the ftcD gene encoding glutamate formimidoyltransferase, with the protein product MAIVQCVPNFSEGVDLDKIEKIVSPLRGVPGVKLLNYEADKDYNRVVVTVIGEPQAVKKAVFEAIGVASEVIDMNHHKGQHSRFGACDVCPFIPIKGMTMEDAVALSKELGEMVGKSYNIPVFLYEASATKPERENLAVVRKGEYEGLDEKLKNPDWEPDFGPTKKHPTAGAIAIGARKPLIAYNINLDTPNIEIASKIAKTIRHSSGGYRYIKAGPVEVPERNITQVTMNLTDYSKTAIYRAFEAVKMEARRYGVNVTGSEIVGLCPMEALIDTAAYYLGLENFSLDKVL
- a CDS encoding urocanate hydratase; this translates as MEKALNFNNEDIKNAMMIKLTDIPKEIPTFEKGIRRAPRREAKLSNADIKLALKNALRYIPEDYHEDLAPEFLDELMTYGRIYGYRFRPEGKLYGKPIDEYEGKCTDGKAFQVMIDNNLDFDVALYPYELVTYGETGQVFQNWMQYQLVKKYLEVLTQDQTLVIQSGHPVGLFKSKPDAPRVILTNSLMIGMFDNLDDWKRATAIGVANYGQMTAGGWMYIGPQGIVHGTYSTILNAGRLKLGIPQDEDLSGRLFVTSGLGGMSGAQGKAVEIAGGVGIVAEVDISRIKTRFDQGWVSEVSNCPEDTFKLAKEKMNAKEPCAIAFHGNIVDLLEYAVDKNIHIDLLSDQTSCHAVYDGGYCPVGITFEERTELLAHDPQKFAHLVDETLRKHFELIKTLHDRGVYFFDYGNSFMKAVYDAGCKEISKNGVDEKDGFIFPSYVEDILGPQLFDFGYGPFRWVCLSGKHEDLVKTDGAAMSCIDPDRRYQDRDNWIWIRDAVKNNLVVGTQARILYQDAMGRTNIALKFNDMVRRGEIGPVMMGRDHHDVSGTDSPFRETSNIKDGSNIMADMATHCFAGNCARGMSLVALHNGGGVGIGKSINGGFGMVLDGSQRVDDILRTSMPWDVMSGVARRAWARNENSITTVMEYNKMCEGKDHLTLPFIADDEMIEDLVGDKIFE